The Borrelia hispanica CRI genome contains a region encoding:
- a CDS encoding variable large family protein — MIVMMMVVMGCNSGGVKGEGAGGGDGRGLSGAMMEVGRSAENAFYSFLELVSDVLGFTVTKDTTRNKVGEYFSGLGKKLGEASEELEKVASKAIVGVDKGEESKNAKNPVRIAVDTAKGVLSSLKTHLESLKDIGDGNKVVDVANNQNGVAANSDALKKAYKALKGIVDVAKAQKVAEPSASNVTLKQDSIGVDAKDGAKVLAIGAAGAAVGEKAALIVSSVRGEEMLASIVKSGEGDATGNTGQANADTSALKFARGDATAANLAKEEAKAGAVGGGIALRSLVKDGKLAANNNDDKAVQSAGITAVNKLLGAVEGIVKKTVKNILEKVKQEVDKARAPKAAGQN, encoded by the coding sequence ATGATTGTGATGATGATGGTGGTGATGGGATGTAATAGTGGAGGAGTGAAAGGAGAAGGAGCAGGAGGAGGAGACGGGAGAGGATTAAGTGGAGCAATGATGGAAGTAGGGAGGAGTGCAGAGAATGCATTTTATTCATTTTTGGAGTTAGTGTCGGATGTATTGGGATTTACTGTAACTAAAGATACAACCCGGAATAAAGTAGGAGAATATTTTAGTGGTCTAGGAAAGAAGTTAGGAGAAGCATCAGAAGAATTAGAAAAAGTAGCAAGCAAAGCAATAGTAGGTGTTGATAAAGGTGAAGAATCAAAGAATGCAAAAAATCCAGTTAGAATTGCAGTTGATACAGCTAAAGGAGTTTTGAGTTCATTGAAAACCCATTTAGAATCTTTAAAAGATATAGGTGATGGTAACAAGGTAGTTGATGTAGCAAATAACCAGAATGGAGTAGCAGCAAATTCAGATGCATTAAAGAAAGCATATAAAGCATTAAAAGGGATAGTAGATGTAGCAAAGGCACAAAAAGTTGCAGAACCAAGTGCAAGTAATGTTACATTAAAGCAGGATTCAATAGGAGTAGATGCGAAAGATGGAGCTAAGGTCTTAGCTATAGGTGCTGCAGGAGCAGCAGTGGGAGAAAAAGCGGCATTGATAGTGTCCTCAGTGAGAGGAGAGGAGATGTTAGCATCAATAGTTAAATCAGGAGAAGGAGATGCAACTGGTAACACAGGTCAGGCAAATGCAGATACAAGTGCACTAAAGTTTGCAAGAGGAGATGCTACTGCAGCTAATTTAGCAAAAGAGGAAGCAAAAGCAGGAGCAGTAGGAGGAGGGATAGCATTACGTTCTTTGGTTAAAGATGGTAAATTAGCAGCGAATAATAATGATGACAAAGCAGTACAATCAGCAGGAATAACTGCAGTAAATAAATTATTAGGAGCAGTAGAAGGAATAGTGAAGAAGACAGTAAAGAATATTTTGGAGAAAGTAAAGCAAGAAGTAGATAAGGCAAGAGCTCCAAAAGCAGCAGGACAGAATTAA
- a CDS encoding variable large family protein, producing the protein MIVMGCNSGGVAGGEGKVDLAKKNSFLESLVKIGEGFQEIFGVFGSAIGDVLGFSVVKSGDKRSKVGEHFKKIGDELTTTKNKLNELSSKISGAKNADRSAIEAVKGAVQGANDVFEQLIGAVTKLSGVTNANVDIGDANSAGGAVGANRDSVNTVIEGVKAIIGVAEKLDIKIEKGTSGGEVANANGLKLLAHNAQADQGAAPKLAEEVSKADAWAVIDKIKNATTVGTATIANAEAGALALGGNTQNDNGTAKTNADLAAAVALKAMTKDGKFTQPQANEVGAVKAAAVSAVNKVLEILDVIIRKTMKSNLDKIREAVKRIKYSESSGTEASRSDTAQTTNKQ; encoded by the coding sequence ATGATAGTGATGGGATGTAATAGTGGGGGAGTTGCGGGAGGAGAGGGGAAGGTAGACTTAGCAAAGAAGAATAGTTTTTTAGAGTCATTAGTAAAGATCGGAGAGGGGTTTCAGGAGATTTTTGGTGTTTTTGGGAGTGCAATAGGGGATGTATTAGGATTTAGTGTAGTTAAATCGGGGGATAAGAGAAGTAAAGTAGGGGAACACTTTAAAAAGATTGGCGATGAACTTACGACAACGAAGAATAAGTTAAATGAGTTGTCAAGTAAAATATCTGGTGCAAAGAATGCTGATAGGAGTGCAATTGAAGCTGTGAAGGGTGCCGTTCAAGGAGCAAATGATGTTTTTGAACAATTAATTGGTGCTGTAACTAAACTTTCTGGTGTAACTAATGCCAATGTTGATATTGGTGATGCTAATAGTGCTGGTGGTGCAGTTGGAGCTAATAGGGATAGCGTTAATACAGTAATTGAAGGTGTAAAGGCAATTATTGGTGTAGCAGAGAAACTTGATATTAAAATTGAGAAGGGAACCTCGGGTGGTGAAGTGGCTAATGCTAATGGACTTAAGTTATTAGCTCACAATGCTCAAGCTGATCAGGGGGCTGCTCCTAAACTTGCTGAAGAAGTATCAAAGGCAGATGCATGGGCAGTGATTGATAAGATTAAAAATGCTACTACTGTTGGTACTGCTACTATTGCTAATGCAGAAGCTGGAGCACTTGCTCTTGGTGGTAATACTCAAAATGATAACGGTACTGCAAAAACAAATGCTGACTTGGCGGCAGCAGTAGCTCTTAAGGCTATGACTAAGGATGGTAAGTTTACTCAACCTCAAGCTAATGAAGTTGGAGCAGTAAAAGCAGCAGCGGTAAGTGCAGTAAATAAGGTATTAGAGATATTGGATGTAATAATCAGGAAAACAATGAAAAGTAATTTAGACAAAATAAGAGAAGCAGTTAAGAGAATAAAATACTCTGAGAGTAGTGGAACTGAGGCTAGTCGATCTGATACTGCTCAAACTACAAATAAACAGTGA